One window from the genome of Candidatus Didemnitutus sp. encodes:
- a CDS encoding response regulator transcription factor, with protein sequence MRILVAEDESKVAAHVRRGLEEVGYAVDVAADGTEALWLAENNAYDALVLDVMMPGLDGVSVLRQLRHQGRHVPAILLTARHELEDRVRGLDAGADDYLAKPFSMIELLARLRAVLRRQRPEPVDRLRVADLELDLRARTAHRGGDAIALTNREFALLELLMLSSPKPVSKTAIVEHVWDQHFDSGTNIVNVYVKYLREKIDRPGCAPLIQTVRGVGFALREPGA encoded by the coding sequence ATGCGCATTTTGGTCGCCGAAGATGAGTCCAAAGTCGCCGCTCACGTGCGGCGCGGCCTCGAGGAGGTCGGTTACGCCGTCGATGTCGCGGCGGACGGCACCGAAGCGCTTTGGCTCGCGGAGAACAACGCCTACGACGCGCTCGTGCTCGACGTCATGATGCCGGGACTGGACGGCGTCAGCGTCCTGCGGCAACTGCGCCACCAGGGCCGTCACGTGCCCGCGATCCTCCTCACGGCGCGCCACGAACTCGAAGACCGTGTCCGTGGCCTCGACGCCGGCGCCGACGACTACCTCGCGAAGCCCTTTTCGATGATCGAGCTGCTGGCCCGCTTGCGCGCCGTGCTCCGGCGTCAGCGCCCCGAACCGGTGGACCGCCTGCGCGTCGCCGATCTCGAGCTCGATCTCCGCGCCCGCACCGCGCACCGCGGGGGCGACGCCATCGCACTCACCAATCGCGAATTCGCGCTGCTCGAGCTGCTGATGCTCTCCTCGCCCAAGCCCGTGAGCAAAACCGCCATTGTCGAACACGTCTGGGATCAGCACTTCGACTCCGGCACGAACATCGTGAACGTTTACGTGAAATACCTGCGCGAGAAAATCGATCGCCCCGGCTGCGCGCCGCTGATCCAGACCGTGCGCGGTGTCGGCTTCGCCCTGCGGGAGCCCGGCGCATGA
- the ileS gene encoding isoleucine--tRNA ligase translates to MAQELKDTLLLPKTDFPMRANLVSREPERIKHWDKLGLYSRIQAKRASSGKKYVLHDGPPFTNGDVHIGTALNKSLKDFVNRYKSMRGYATPYVPGWDCHGLPIEQKVSREIQEQKLNLTTAELRAKCDAFSESWIAKQTAQFKRVGVLADWANEYKTKAPAFEADILRTFAAFVEQGLVYRSKKPVYWSIPFETALAEAEIEYKDHVSPSIWVKFAVPADQAAKFGLPTDKPLFVVIWTTTPWTIPANLAIAVHPEVQYTTVDIGPERILIALSLVGPTLLAAKLELPQSAILNRAWNGNGAQIEGLQARHPFIDRASPIVLADYVTTDSGTGCVHTAPGHGAEDYLTGLKYKLEIYCPVGDDGRYLDDGKVPADMVGLTTLESVEDLAAKKTSPANIAVLKKLDAAGALLAKQRYEHQYPHCWRSKTPIVFRAVDQWFVSLDKAGHRQIALGEITKIAQTQGWIPAWGEARIRGAVESRPDWCISRQRSWGVPIIAFYGPNKQAFIDGGVIRAVADKIATRGTNFWYAASAAEILDGVSLPAGWPATTELTCGRDTLDVWIDSGSTHAAVLKRGQGGTHWPADLYLEGSDQHRGWFQSSLWTSVIAFGAAPYKAVLTHGFIVDKNRQKISKSSTYQKPQTAEAYIKDHGADVIRLWISSQDFRDDIPVDEEILKHVGEAYRLFRNTFRFQLSNLFDFDATQHAVPYAQLDALDRWALHQTAKLLAECTQAYDAFEFHRVYQLCNQFCSVTLSATYHDILKDRLYTLGAKHPLRRSSQTAIHAIFTTLVKILAPVLTFTADEAWSFATTGREYAEDSIHLQDWPTAPIEWTDNKLEEDFAVLLRARSQVTESIEPLRVAGQIGKSLDASVILSPSPFSPYASVLKDHQTSLPELFIVSGVNVHPSAKADVDLAVSIAPSGQQGLVRCPRCWRWVPTLAPTSHGEVCPRCADALNS, encoded by the coding sequence ATGGCCCAAGAACTTAAAGATACGCTCCTGCTTCCGAAGACGGATTTTCCCATGCGGGCAAATCTCGTGTCCCGTGAGCCGGAGCGAATTAAGCACTGGGACAAGCTCGGCCTCTACAGTCGCATCCAGGCCAAGCGCGCCAGCTCCGGGAAGAAATACGTGCTGCACGACGGCCCGCCGTTCACCAACGGCGACGTCCATATCGGCACCGCGTTGAACAAGTCGCTCAAAGACTTCGTCAACCGCTACAAGTCGATGCGCGGCTACGCGACGCCCTACGTGCCCGGCTGGGACTGCCACGGCCTGCCGATCGAGCAGAAGGTCAGCCGCGAAATCCAGGAGCAGAAGCTTAACCTCACGACCGCCGAGTTGCGCGCGAAGTGCGACGCGTTTTCCGAAAGCTGGATCGCGAAGCAGACCGCGCAATTCAAGCGCGTCGGCGTCCTCGCCGACTGGGCCAACGAATACAAGACGAAGGCGCCCGCGTTCGAGGCGGACATCCTGCGCACCTTCGCCGCGTTCGTGGAGCAGGGCCTCGTCTATCGCTCGAAGAAACCCGTTTACTGGTCGATCCCGTTCGAAACCGCGCTCGCCGAAGCGGAAATTGAATACAAGGACCACGTCTCGCCCTCGATCTGGGTGAAGTTCGCCGTGCCGGCCGATCAGGCTGCGAAGTTCGGCCTGCCGACCGACAAGCCGCTCTTCGTCGTCATCTGGACGACCACGCCGTGGACGATCCCCGCCAATCTCGCGATCGCGGTGCACCCGGAAGTGCAATACACCACCGTCGATATCGGGCCAGAGCGAATACTGATCGCCCTTTCACTGGTCGGCCCGACGCTGCTCGCCGCGAAATTGGAGCTGCCTCAGAGCGCGATACTGAATCGGGCTTGGAACGGTAATGGTGCCCAAATTGAAGGCCTTCAGGCGCGCCACCCCTTCATCGACCGTGCTTCGCCGATCGTCTTGGCCGACTACGTCACGACCGACAGCGGCACCGGCTGCGTGCACACCGCGCCCGGCCACGGCGCGGAGGACTATCTCACCGGTCTCAAATACAAACTCGAGATCTACTGCCCCGTCGGCGACGACGGCCGCTACCTCGACGACGGCAAGGTGCCCGCCGACATGGTCGGCCTCACGACGCTCGAGAGCGTCGAAGACCTCGCCGCCAAGAAGACCTCGCCGGCCAACATCGCGGTGTTGAAGAAACTCGACGCCGCCGGCGCGCTCCTCGCGAAGCAGCGTTACGAGCACCAATACCCGCATTGCTGGCGCTCGAAGACGCCGATCGTCTTCCGCGCCGTCGACCAGTGGTTCGTCTCGCTCGACAAGGCCGGCCACCGCCAGATCGCGCTCGGTGAGATCACGAAGATCGCACAGACGCAGGGCTGGATTCCCGCGTGGGGCGAAGCCCGCATCCGCGGCGCCGTCGAATCGCGTCCGGATTGGTGCATCAGCCGCCAGCGCTCGTGGGGCGTGCCAATCATCGCCTTCTACGGCCCGAACAAGCAGGCTTTCATCGACGGCGGAGTCATCCGCGCCGTCGCCGACAAGATCGCCACGCGCGGCACGAATTTCTGGTATGCCGCTTCCGCCGCCGAGATCCTCGACGGCGTCTCGCTGCCCGCCGGCTGGCCGGCGACGACCGAGCTGACCTGCGGCCGCGACACGCTCGACGTGTGGATCGACTCCGGCTCGACCCACGCCGCAGTCCTGAAGCGCGGCCAGGGCGGCACGCATTGGCCCGCCGACCTCTACCTCGAAGGCAGCGACCAGCACCGCGGCTGGTTCCAGTCTTCCCTCTGGACGAGCGTCATCGCGTTCGGCGCGGCGCCCTACAAGGCCGTCCTCACGCACGGCTTCATCGTCGACAAGAACCGCCAGAAAATTTCCAAAAGCTCGACCTACCAGAAGCCGCAGACCGCCGAGGCCTACATCAAGGACCACGGCGCCGACGTCATCCGCCTCTGGATTTCCTCGCAGGATTTCCGCGACGACATCCCGGTCGACGAGGAAATCCTCAAGCACGTCGGCGAGGCGTATCGCCTTTTCCGCAATACGTTCCGCTTCCAGCTCTCGAACCTGTTCGACTTCGACGCGACGCAGCACGCCGTGCCTTACGCACAACTCGACGCGCTCGACCGCTGGGCACTGCACCAGACCGCTAAGCTCCTCGCGGAGTGCACGCAGGCCTACGACGCGTTCGAATTCCACCGCGTTTACCAGCTCTGCAACCAGTTCTGCTCGGTCACGCTTTCGGCGACGTATCACGACATCCTGAAGGACCGCCTCTACACGCTCGGCGCGAAGCACCCGCTCCGCCGCTCGTCGCAGACCGCGATCCACGCCATCTTCACGACCCTCGTGAAAATCCTCGCGCCCGTCCTGACTTTCACCGCCGACGAGGCGTGGAGCTTCGCCACCACGGGCAGGGAATACGCCGAGGATTCGATCCATTTGCAGGACTGGCCGACCGCGCCCATTGAGTGGACGGACAACAAGCTGGAAGAGGATTTTGCTGTTCTTCTCCGCGCAAGGTCTCAGGTCACCGAAAGTATAGAGCCGCTCCGGGTTGCCGGTCAGATCGGCAAATCGTTAGACGCCTCGGTAATCCTGTCGCCGTCTCCGTTTTCACCCTACGCCAGTGTTCTGAAAGATCATCAGACATCCTTGCCTGAACTTTTCATCGTCTCGGGTGTCAACGTTCACCCCTCAGCAAAGGCTGATGTTGACTTAGCCGTCTCCATCGCACCAAGCGGACAACAGGGCCTTGTCCGCTGCCCGCGCTGCTGGCGCTGGGTTCCGACTCTCGCGCCCACATCGCACGGAGAGGTTTGCCCTCGCTGTGCCGACGCTCTTAATTCCTGA